In one Mucilaginibacter ginsenosidivorax genomic region, the following are encoded:
- the yidC gene encoding membrane protein insertase YidC: MDKNTFTGLFLIMAIIAGSIYFLKPNEAELKKERLVQHQDSVKKGLFNKTNTPVAAKFDTTKAAVKTVADSATLKSPFGAASVGSEKVITIENQELVVKLNTKGGKVASVELKNYKTFDKKPLVLFSGDKDHFGLNFNVGAKNINTDEYYFTPSGTDLKVAEKDSASITLRLSYSPTQYIDYVYSLKGTGFKLGLTIKPTGLDGVMANSSNLNLNWAASLHKQEKDMKQERQYSTVYYYNTENTVDWLNENKDDQKEISDKKNVWVSFKQHFFSSTLVAANGISKSNMAVITDVADTTDVKQMKADLTLVRSTDGSVPLEFYFSPNRYSTLKDQGHDLQKLVYLGFSPLKYINQFAVLPLFNLLNQFNWNYGLIILILTIALKLVLSPLTYKSYLSMAKMRVLKPEMDEIKAKVGEDNPTLLQQEYLKLYKKAGVNPLGGCLPLLIQMPIVIAFFKFFPSLFELRGQSFLWMHDLSTYDAVIKFAPIMGADHISLMCLLMTISTLIYTYFNNQISGATGQMKYIGYITPLIFLFTLNNYPAGLNYYYFLANMLTFLQQYLIKFMVDDKKIHAQIQENKKKPEEKKKKSGFQARMEEMMKAQQQAKK, encoded by the coding sequence ATGGATAAAAATACTTTCACAGGATTATTCCTGATTATGGCCATCATAGCCGGCTCAATTTATTTTTTAAAGCCGAATGAAGCCGAATTGAAAAAAGAACGCCTGGTGCAACACCAGGATTCGGTAAAAAAGGGTTTGTTTAATAAAACAAACACGCCGGTAGCTGCTAAGTTTGATACCACTAAAGCCGCGGTTAAAACCGTTGCCGATTCTGCAACTTTAAAAAGCCCCTTCGGCGCGGCATCAGTAGGCAGCGAGAAGGTTATCACCATAGAAAACCAGGAATTAGTAGTTAAACTGAACACCAAAGGCGGTAAAGTAGCATCGGTTGAGTTAAAAAATTACAAAACCTTTGATAAAAAGCCGCTGGTACTGTTCAGTGGCGATAAAGATCATTTTGGTTTAAATTTTAACGTTGGTGCTAAAAACATCAATACCGACGAGTATTATTTTACCCCAAGCGGTACCGATTTAAAAGTAGCCGAAAAAGATTCAGCCTCCATTACCCTGCGTTTAAGCTATAGCCCAACGCAGTATATTGATTATGTATACAGCTTAAAAGGCACTGGCTTTAAATTAGGCCTTACCATTAAGCCAACCGGGCTTGATGGCGTTATGGCTAACAGCAGCAACCTTAACCTGAACTGGGCAGCCAGCCTGCACAAACAGGAAAAGGATATGAAACAGGAGCGCCAGTACTCTACCGTGTATTACTATAACACAGAGAACACTGTTGATTGGCTTAATGAAAACAAAGACGATCAGAAAGAGATAAGCGATAAAAAGAATGTTTGGGTTTCTTTCAAACAACACTTCTTTTCAAGTACACTTGTTGCTGCCAATGGTATCAGTAAATCAAATATGGCTGTAATAACGGACGTAGCCGATACAACTGACGTTAAACAAATGAAAGCCGACCTTACATTGGTACGTAGTACCGATGGTAGCGTGCCTCTGGAGTTTTATTTTAGCCCCAATCGTTATTCAACGCTGAAAGATCAGGGCCATGATTTGCAAAAATTGGTTTACTTAGGCTTTAGCCCATTAAAATACATTAACCAGTTTGCAGTATTACCGCTGTTTAACTTACTGAACCAATTTAACTGGAATTACGGTTTAATTATCCTAATTCTTACCATCGCTTTAAAACTGGTATTGTCGCCGCTTACCTATAAGTCGTACTTATCGATGGCTAAAATGCGTGTGTTGAAGCCCGAGATGGATGAAATTAAAGCGAAAGTAGGAGAGGATAATCCAACACTTTTACAGCAGGAATACCTGAAGCTATATAAAAAGGCGGGGGTAAATCCATTAGGCGGATGTTTACCATTGTTAATACAAATGCCTATCGTTATTGCTTTCTTCAAGTTTTTCCCAAGTTTATTTGAACTTCGGGGCCAAAGTTTTTTGTGGATGCATGACTTATCAACTTACGATGCTGTAATTAAATTTGCGCCTATTATGGGTGCCGATCACATTAGTTTGATGTGTTTGCTGATGACGATTTCTACGTTGATATACACCTATTTCAATAACCAGATTTCGGGTGCCACCGGACAGATGAAATACATCGGGTACATTACGCCGCTTATATTCTTATTTACCCTGAATAACTACCCGGCAGGTTTAAATTATTACTACTTTTTGGCCAACATGCTTACCTTTTTACAACAATACCTGATTAAGTTCATGGTTGACGATAAAAAGATTCATGCCCAAATTCAGGAAAACAAAAAGAAACCCGAGGAAAAGAAAAAGAAATCAGGTTTCCAGGCCCGTATGGAAGAAATGATGAAAGCCCAACAACAAGCTAAGAAATAG
- a CDS encoding CTP synthase, which translates to MTKYIFVTGGVTSSLGKGIISASLAKLLQSRGYRVTIQKFDPYINIDPGTLNPYEHGECYVTEDGAETDLDLGHYERFLNTPTSKANNITTGRIYQNVINKEREGAFLGKTVQVVPHITDEIKRNFRILGESGEYDIVITELGGTVGDIESLPYIEAVRQFRWEIGSGNSLVIHLTLVPFLAAAGELKTKPTQHSVKMLLEYGIQPDILVCRTEHHLNMDIRKKIALFCNVNINAVIESIDASTIYDVPLLMLKEQLDKTVLTKLKLSHKNEPSLENWKDFLGRLKNPTADVRIALVGKYVELPDAYKSITEAFIHAGAAKECKVRVEYIPSESLTPENAIDKLKGMHGVLVAPGFGERGFEGKIEAIRYVRENNIPFFGICLGMQCAVVEFGRNVLGLENANSTEMNPDTKHPVIGMMEDQKTITNKGGTMRLGAYACELKKNSKAAVIYGKTSISERHRHRYEFNNTYLKQYEAAGLIPSGINPENNLVEVVELKNHPFFVGSQFHPELKSTVANPHPLFINFVAASLAYARKK; encoded by the coding sequence ATGACTAAATATATTTTTGTTACGGGTGGCGTTACCTCGTCTTTAGGGAAAGGTATTATCTCAGCCTCATTAGCCAAATTACTTCAATCGCGCGGTTATCGTGTCACAATCCAAAAGTTTGACCCCTATATCAATATCGATCCGGGAACGTTAAACCCTTACGAGCATGGCGAGTGCTACGTAACGGAGGATGGCGCCGAAACAGATTTAGATCTTGGTCATTACGAACGCTTTTTAAATACCCCAACATCAAAAGCCAATAACATTACTACCGGCCGTATTTATCAAAATGTGATTAATAAAGAGCGTGAAGGTGCTTTTTTAGGCAAAACAGTGCAGGTAGTGCCACATATTACTGACGAAATTAAACGCAATTTCCGCATCCTTGGCGAAAGCGGTGAATATGATATCGTGATAACCGAATTGGGTGGTACTGTGGGTGATATCGAATCGTTGCCATACATTGAGGCTGTTCGCCAGTTCAGGTGGGAAATAGGGTCTGGCAACTCATTGGTTATCCACCTTACTTTAGTTCCTTTTCTTGCAGCGGCAGGAGAGTTAAAGACAAAACCGACCCAGCACTCAGTAAAAATGTTGCTTGAATATGGTATTCAGCCAGATATTTTGGTTTGCCGTACCGAGCATCACCTGAATATGGATATCCGTAAAAAGATAGCGCTTTTTTGTAACGTAAATATCAACGCGGTAATTGAATCTATCGATGCATCAACCATTTACGATGTGCCTTTATTAATGCTGAAAGAGCAACTGGATAAAACCGTACTGACTAAGTTAAAACTATCACATAAAAACGAGCCAAGCCTCGAAAACTGGAAAGATTTCCTGGGCCGTTTAAAAAACCCTACCGCCGATGTGCGCATTGCCCTGGTTGGTAAATATGTAGAATTGCCGGATGCTTATAAATCCATCACCGAAGCGTTCATTCACGCGGGTGCTGCCAAAGAGTGTAAGGTAAGGGTTGAATATATACCATCAGAAAGCCTGACGCCCGAAAACGCTATCGACAAGCTTAAAGGCATGCACGGTGTGCTGGTTGCCCCTGGTTTTGGCGAACGCGGTTTTGAGGGTAAAATTGAAGCTATCCGCTATGTTCGCGAAAACAATATACCTTTCTTTGGTATTTGTTTGGGCATGCAGTGTGCGGTTGTGGAGTTTGGCCGTAACGTGTTGGGCCTTGAAAATGCCAACAGCACCGAGATGAACCCCGACACCAAACACCCCGTTATTGGTATGATGGAAGATCAGAAAACCATCACCAACAAAGGCGGTACCATGCGCCTGGGGGCCTACGCATGCGAACTGAAAAAGAATAGTAAAGCAGCTGTTATATATGGCAAAACCAGCATATCCGAAAGACATCGTCATCGTTATGAATTTAATAATACTTATTTAAAACAATACGAAGCAGCCGGTTTGATCCCATCTGGAATTAACCCCGAGAATAATTTGGTAGAGGTTGTAGAGTTAAAAAACCACCCGTTTTTTGTGGGCTCGCAATTTCATCCCGAATTAAAATCAACAGTTGCAAATCCGCACCCACTTTTTATTAACTTTGTCGCCGCTTCACTGGCTTATGCCCGTAAGAAATAA